The region GCAGACTGCGTACTTGCAGCAACAGGCTGGGTCATGAAGCGACGTGTAGTGATTACGGGGTTGGGAGTCGTTTCGTCGCTGGCCTGTCAGGTCAAGGACTTCTGGGCCAAGTTGCTCGCCGGCGAAAGTGGCGTGCACGATTTGCGCGTGTTCGACGTCGGGGCCTTTAAGGTCAAGTTCGGCGGCGACGTGCATGATTGGAATCCAGAAGCCACGCCCGAAGCCTTTCTCGATAAGAAAGAAATCAAGCGGCTCGACCGCTTCTCGCAGTTTGCGCAAGTGGCCTGCTATGAAGCCGTCAAGGATTCGGGCCTCGATTTCTCGAAGGAAGACGCCTGGCGGTGCGGCGCCATTCTCGGCAGCGGCATTGGCGGCCTGAACGAGATCGAAGAGCAGCTGGCCAAGATGATCGCCAAGGGGCCGGATCGGGTCAGCCCGTTCACGGTGCCGAAGATGATGCTGAATGCGGCCGGCGGCAACATTTCGATTCGCTACGGCCTGCGCGGCGTGAATTATTCGGTCGCCACGGCCTGTGCTAGCTCGAACAATGCCATCGGCGCGGCCTTCAAGACGATTCAATACAACGATGCCGACGTGGTGATCACGGGCGGCACCGAAGCAGCCATCACACCGATGAGCCTGGCTTCGTTCCAGAACATGAAAGCCCTTTCGAATCGCAACGAAGATCCCAAGCGGGCCAGCCGGCCGTTTGATATCGACCGCGATGGCTTCGTGCTGAGCGAAGGGGCCGGCCTGCTGATTATCGAAGAGCTCGAGCACGCCAAGGCACGCGGCGCACGGATTTATTGCGAATTGCTCGGTGTGGGTGCGAGCGCGGATGCGGGGCACATTACGGCTCCCGATGAAAACGGCACCGGCGCTGCCCGCGCGATGACCGAAGCACTTCGCGACGCTGGCATGAACCCCACCGATATCCAATATGTGAATGCCCACGGCACGAGCACGCCCCTGGGTGACAAAGCCGAGACGCAGGCCATCAAGCGGGTCTTTGGCGACCATGCCAAGAGCCTGAGCGTTTCCAGCACCAAGAGCCAGCTCGGCCACACGCTGGGTGCCAGCGGCGGTCTTGAACTGGTCGCCACGGTGAAGTCGATTTGCGACAGCGTGATCGCCCCGACGATCAATCTCGACAATCAAGATCCAGCTTGCGATCTCGATTACACCGCCAATCAGCCGCGCGAACGGCAGATCCAAGCTGCTATCAGCAACAGTTTCGGCTTCGGCGGCCACAATGCTTGCGTGGTCGTGGGCAAAGTCCGCTAACCGGATTGCGTTTACCGGATAGCACCGATTGCTTCAGCAATCGGTGCCGCGCAGCGGCCAGAGGCATTTCTATTCGCGGTTGAAGTTCAACCGCCGGTTGT is a window of Anatilimnocola floriformis DNA encoding:
- the fabF gene encoding beta-ketoacyl-ACP synthase II, translated to MKRRVVITGLGVVSSLACQVKDFWAKLLAGESGVHDLRVFDVGAFKVKFGGDVHDWNPEATPEAFLDKKEIKRLDRFSQFAQVACYEAVKDSGLDFSKEDAWRCGAILGSGIGGLNEIEEQLAKMIAKGPDRVSPFTVPKMMLNAAGGNISIRYGLRGVNYSVATACASSNNAIGAAFKTIQYNDADVVITGGTEAAITPMSLASFQNMKALSNRNEDPKRASRPFDIDRDGFVLSEGAGLLIIEELEHAKARGARIYCELLGVGASADAGHITAPDENGTGAARAMTEALRDAGMNPTDIQYVNAHGTSTPLGDKAETQAIKRVFGDHAKSLSVSSTKSQLGHTLGASGGLELVATVKSICDSVIAPTINLDNQDPACDLDYTANQPRERQIQAAISNSFGFGGHNACVVVGKVR